TTTCTAACTCCATTTTTCTTATTCTTTATACATAAAAGAAAAGTTTATTTTAACTTTTCTTTCAACATATTAAATTATCTTTTTAATCCCTATAAACACGGAAAAGATTAAAATCTGATATTGATTAAGCATAAACTTCTTTTAAACCAACAATCTGAGCTATTGTATTTGTTATCTCGAATACACTGCTTATTCTTAATTCTACCATATTCCCAAAGTAAATAGGGTTTTTTATTATATCTAAAACATCTCCCTCGAAAATATAATGAGGTTTGGATAGTTCCAGAACATACTTCCTAAATTTCTCATATTGAAGAGTTGTTTTGAAATTTATTGAGTAATAATCTTTATCTAACTTATAATAATTTATGTTCCACTGCTTCTGAAATTCTGAAAGAATGATATGTATGTTCTCTTTATTCTTCAAAAAGAATTTATCCAATAGGCCATCGCCGTCATCATTAGATTTATAATGTTGCGTATGCTCCCAGTGAATAAAAATATGCTCTTCGAAATTAAGTTCAAACTTCCCCGCCAAACCATTGAAACCATTTAAAAAAATCTCTAGGTTTTCATGTATTCCATACTTTAAAGCACATACAATGTACAAAATAGGAGCATTCCTAAGTCTGTATTCTGCTCTCTTAATTTCTCCCTCAATATCGTTTAAAATTTCTCGACAATGATAATCAGAACAAGAAGCGAAGTATTTTAAAATTTTACCTGATAAATCTAATAATGACCAGCCATACTCATTTAGACTGTATTCTTTTAAAAATTCAGCCATCCGGCTATAAAGTAATTTATGATTAGAGTTATTTTTGAGGTCTAGAGACGCGTACCAATTGTCTGCGCGATAAATATTACTTTCATATTCAAACTTTCCTTTACACAATGCGAAAATCTGCTCCTGAACATATAGGTTGAATAAAAGATCGTCAACAGAATATGTTATCTTCATATGCCAATTGTGATTATAAGATCTTAACTGTTGATTGTTTTTTTTATGCAGTACATATTTCCCAAATAAAATATCTTCGCTGGCTCTTTTTACGATTTGATTTAGTAAAGATTTGCTAATGGTCTTAGGTGCCATCTCTTCCTTAAGATAAAATTCTACTTCATCAATTTCATGCTTTATTTTTTTGTAAAGAAATTTTAATTGTGCCTGAACTGTCTCTATATTATACCTGTCCTCCGGTCTTTGGCGCATCATATTCTCTACAAGAGTATCTATTTCAAAAAAAAGAGGATAAATATCTGCTATTAACTTAAAGCGTGAGCCAGCGGGATTTTGCTTTGTAAAACATTCGTTTAAAATTAGACCTAAAGCATAAATGTCAGCTGCTTTATCAATATTTTTAGCGTTGTTTTTCAATTTTTGCTCAGGAGCCATATAATTACGGTTCGCTAGCAAGTCACTTTTTTTTGTATGATGTTGATCTTTAAAATGTGCTATACCAAAGTCAGCCAATACCAGTTCGTTGCCCTCAATAAGGATGTTTTCTGGTTTAATATCTCTATGCAGCACTCCTTTATTATGGATAAATTTTACTGCGTTGCAAAGTTTTAAAATATACTTAATTAACTTGTCGAAATCACTTTCCGTATCAATTACATCTCTAAGTGTTTTTGAATAATGAGGCATTACATAACATAACTTCTCTTTATATTCCCCCTGTG
The window above is part of the Sphingobacterium sp. ML3W genome. Proteins encoded here:
- a CDS encoding serine/threonine-protein kinase, which gives rise to MFKKNEIVKFEGIEYKLKERKGSGGSGTVWTAESNGNSFAIKYINSEISDKIARFKNEISFCKNTVHKNVVKVVSQGEYKEKLCYVMPHYSKTLRDVIDTESDFDKLIKYILKLCNAVKFIHNKGVLHRDIKPENILIEGNELVLADFGIAHFKDQHHTKKSDLLANRNYMAPEQKLKNNAKNIDKAADIYALGLILNECFTKQNPAGSRFKLIADIYPLFFEIDTLVENMMRQRPEDRYNIETVQAQLKFLYKKIKHEIDEVEFYLKEEMAPKTISKSLLNQIVKRASEDILFGKYVLHKKNNQQLRSYNHNWHMKITYSVDDLLFNLYVQEQIFALCKGKFEYESNIYRADNWYASLDLKNNSNHKLLYSRMAEFLKEYSLNEYGWSLLDLSGKILKYFASCSDYHCREILNDIEGEIKRAEYRLRNAPILYIVCALKYGIHENLEIFLNGFNGLAGKFELNFEEHIFIHWEHTQHYKSNDDGDGLLDKFFLKNKENIHIILSEFQKQWNINYYKLDKDYYSINFKTTLQYEKFRKYVLELSKPHYIFEGDVLDIIKNPIYFGNMVELRISSVFEITNTIAQIVGLKEVYA